A region from the Flavobacterium enshiense genome encodes:
- a CDS encoding MBL fold metallo-hydrolase, which yields MKVYFLGTGTSQGIPVIGSHHSVCLSDDFKDKRLRVSVWIHWEDYSYVIDCGPDFRQQMLASKCLSIDGILFTHEHADHTAGLDDIRPFNFRKGALPIFAQNRVLVSLKKRFDYIFETENRYPGAPSVIVNEIENNKPFLIGNKMAEPISVWHGSLQVFGFRIEDFAYLTDVKTIDEPEIEKLKGVKVLVINALREEPHATHFNLQEALDFIDLIRPERAYLTHISHLLGFHAEVEKKLPKNVFLAYDNLEITI from the coding sequence TTGAAAGTATATTTTTTAGGAACCGGAACTTCGCAGGGTATTCCCGTAATCGGCAGTCATCATTCGGTGTGTCTGAGCGACGATTTTAAAGATAAACGATTGCGCGTATCAGTGTGGATTCATTGGGAGGATTACTCTTATGTGATTGATTGCGGACCTGATTTCAGACAACAGATGCTGGCTTCAAAATGCCTTTCGATTGACGGAATACTGTTCACCCATGAGCATGCTGATCATACAGCGGGTCTGGATGATATCCGCCCGTTTAATTTCCGAAAAGGAGCCTTGCCTATTTTTGCGCAGAATAGAGTTCTTGTAAGTCTAAAAAAGCGCTTCGATTATATTTTTGAAACCGAAAATCGTTATCCAGGAGCTCCGTCTGTTATTGTAAATGAAATTGAAAATAATAAACCCTTCTTGATTGGAAATAAAATGGCAGAGCCAATTTCGGTCTGGCATGGAAGTTTACAGGTTTTTGGATTTAGAATAGAAGATTTCGCCTATTTGACGGATGTGAAAACCATCGATGAACCCGAAATTGAAAAGCTGAAAGGGGTTAAGGTATTGGTAATCAATGCGCTTAGGGAAGAACCGCACGCGACACATTTTAATTTGCAGGAAGCCTTGGATTTTATAGATTTGATACGGCCGGAACGCGCTTATTTAACACACATAAGCCACCTGTTAGGTTTCCATGCGGAAGTGGAGAAAAAATTGCCTAAAAATGTGTTTTTGGCCTACGATAATTTAGAAATTACTATTTAA
- a CDS encoding vWA domain-containing protein, protein MQFKHPEILYFLFLLVIPILVHLFQLRRFKTEYFTNVRFLKELSIQTRKSSKIKKWLLLATRLLLLACLIIAFAQPFFKAKDSQHSGNEMIIILDNSFSMQAKGSRGELLKRSIQELLEDTPGDQRFSLVTNTETFWDTDIKSIQKDLQNLQYSSTPFQLDFLLTKIETKKHNVPKDIFVITDAVNVQSKNLEKLSENSPVYYWIPSAEHKNNASIDGVSISGQSETFYEIKVDVKGFGELEKDIPMSVYNGKNLVAKTVVKLEDNKKSVQFNLPKKDFHGYVAIEDNSLNYDNSYYFSISKPEKSNVIVIGESQKNNFLSRIYTPDEFNLITTELNGLDYNAIEKQDIIILNEIKDIPQALTTTLKAFYEKGGNVVLIPSAESTTQNLNAFLGNFSGIQFGSLQNQEKQITKIAFTHPLYQTVFEKRTDNFQYPKVNAAFSVNSKASPVLSYADQSFFLGSATNKIGNLYVFSAPINKTNSNFRNSPLIVPTFFNMGQNDQKTGISAFTIGENQNLVLDALLSKDEVVTIANDNSDFIPMQQILNNKIKLTFGDYPEQSGNFSVMKGKDVMKKISFNHPRTESNLSLTNDNIFDNFTSVTSVEAVFNDIHSARTGNEVWNYFILATLLFLVLELLIQKFVK, encoded by the coding sequence ATGCAATTCAAACATCCCGAAATTCTGTATTTCCTTTTTTTATTGGTAATACCAATTTTGGTGCATTTGTTTCAATTACGACGCTTTAAAACCGAATATTTTACCAATGTTCGCTTCCTGAAAGAACTTAGCATTCAAACGCGAAAAAGTTCGAAAATCAAAAAATGGCTTTTATTGGCAACCCGTTTGCTCCTGCTGGCATGTTTGATTATTGCTTTCGCCCAACCGTTTTTTAAAGCAAAAGACAGTCAGCATTCCGGGAACGAAATGATTATCATCCTGGACAACTCCTTTTCCATGCAGGCCAAAGGAAGCCGTGGCGAATTATTAAAACGTTCTATTCAGGAGTTATTGGAAGACACCCCCGGCGACCAACGTTTTTCATTGGTAACCAACACCGAAACTTTTTGGGATACCGATATCAAATCAATCCAGAAAGACCTGCAAAACCTTCAATACAGCTCTACTCCTTTTCAACTGGATTTCCTGTTGACCAAAATCGAAACCAAAAAGCACAATGTGCCTAAGGATATTTTCGTCATTACCGATGCCGTTAACGTGCAATCAAAGAATCTTGAAAAACTTAGTGAGAACTCACCGGTTTATTATTGGATTCCATCTGCAGAACACAAAAACAATGCGAGTATTGACGGGGTTTCCATATCAGGCCAATCGGAAACGTTTTATGAAATAAAGGTTGACGTAAAAGGATTTGGCGAACTGGAAAAGGATATTCCGATGTCGGTTTACAACGGAAAAAACCTGGTGGCCAAAACAGTGGTAAAACTGGAAGACAATAAGAAATCAGTTCAATTTAATTTACCCAAAAAGGACTTCCATGGATATGTAGCCATTGAGGACAATAGCCTGAATTACGACAATTCCTACTATTTCAGCATATCTAAGCCTGAAAAATCAAACGTTATTGTCATCGGCGAAAGCCAGAAAAACAATTTCCTTTCCCGAATTTATACTCCTGATGAATTCAATCTCATAACAACAGAACTCAACGGACTGGATTACAACGCAATTGAAAAACAAGATATTATTATCTTGAATGAAATCAAAGACATTCCGCAGGCATTAACCACTACGCTAAAAGCTTTTTATGAAAAAGGCGGTAACGTGGTTTTGATTCCGTCCGCAGAAAGTACAACTCAAAACCTGAACGCTTTTTTAGGTAATTTCAGTGGTATTCAATTCGGCTCTCTTCAAAATCAGGAAAAACAGATTACGAAAATTGCATTCACTCATCCGTTATACCAAACCGTATTCGAAAAAAGAACTGATAATTTTCAGTATCCGAAAGTAAACGCAGCATTTAGCGTAAACAGCAAAGCTTCTCCCGTTTTAAGTTATGCTGACCAATCATTTTTCCTGGGTTCGGCAACCAATAAAATAGGAAACTTATACGTTTTCTCGGCTCCGATAAACAAAACAAACAGTAATTTCCGGAATTCGCCATTGATCGTTCCTACTTTCTTTAATATGGGACAAAACGACCAGAAAACAGGTATTTCAGCATTTACCATTGGTGAAAACCAAAATTTAGTTCTAGACGCATTATTATCTAAAGACGAAGTTGTTACCATTGCAAATGACAACTCCGATTTCATCCCGATGCAGCAAATCCTAAACAACAAAATCAAATTGACTTTTGGTGATTATCCGGAGCAATCGGGTAATTTCTCTGTGATGAAGGGCAAAGATGTGATGAAAAAAATCAGTTTCAACCATCCCAGAACCGAAAGCAACCTGAGTTTGACAAACGACAATATATTTGATAATTTTACTTCCGTTACTTCTGTGGAAGCCGTTTTTAACGACATCCATTCGGCCCGAACCGGCAACGAAGTATGGAACTATTTTATACTGGCAACACTACTATTTTTAGTACTCGAACTACTGATACAAAAATTCGTAAAATGA
- a CDS encoding alpha/beta hydrolase yields the protein MNLSLYHLVREPKVKKEKNPLLLLLHGYGSNEEDLFSFAQELPEEYFVISARAPYPLPPYGNAWYAIHFDADENKFSDNDEARASRDLIAGFIDELVANYPIDAENVTLIGFSQGTILSYSVALSYPEKVQRVVGLSGYLNFDILQENYLNNNIGKLKFFISHGTADQVIPVDWARKAPEYLKSLGMDVVYKEYPVGHGVAPQNFYDFKNWLENNK from the coding sequence ATGAATTTATCATTATATCATCTCGTTAGAGAACCAAAAGTTAAAAAAGAAAAAAATCCTTTACTGTTATTACTACATGGTTATGGAAGTAATGAAGAAGATCTGTTCTCCTTCGCGCAGGAATTACCGGAAGAGTACTTTGTGATTTCGGCAAGGGCGCCCTACCCACTTCCGCCTTATGGGAATGCATGGTATGCGATTCATTTTGATGCGGATGAAAACAAATTTTCCGACAATGATGAAGCCAGAGCTTCCCGTGACTTAATTGCCGGATTCATAGACGAATTAGTAGCTAACTACCCTATAGATGCGGAAAATGTAACTTTGATTGGATTCAGTCAGGGTACCATTTTAAGTTATTCGGTAGCGCTTTCCTATCCAGAAAAAGTACAACGAGTGGTAGGCTTGAGCGGCTATCTAAATTTTGATATCCTTCAGGAAAACTATCTAAACAACAATATCGGAAAGCTGAAATTCTTCATTTCACACGGAACAGCCGATCAAGTAATCCCTGTAGACTGGGCCAGAAAAGCACCAGAATATTTAAAAAGCCTGGGAATGGATGTCGTATATAAAGAATATCCTGTTGGTCATGGCGTGGCTCCTCAGAATTTTTATGACTTTAAAAATTGGTTAGAAAACAATAAATAA
- a CDS encoding dihydroorotase has product MNVILKNTTIIDKESAFHNQKADIKIIDGIIVKIGQNLSNEDNLEEIELDDLHVSQGWFDASVSFGEPGFEDRETIANGLSTAAKSGFTNIALQPNSFPVIDNQSQVSFVLNKANGFATKLHPIGAFTKNSEGTDLAEMFDMKNAGAVAFGDYNKNSDNANILKIGLQYVQDFDGLVLAYCQDKTTRGNGVVHEGLVSTRLGLKGIPALAEELEIARNLFLLEYTGGKMHIPTISSAQSVAMIKAAKAKGLNVSCSVAVHNLVLTDEVLTGFDTRYKVTPPLRDENHRKALIEGVLDGTVDMITSDHNPLDIEHKKMEFDNAKNGTIGLESAFGALQTVLPLEIIIDKLTSGKNVFGIEKIAVKEGNKASLSLFTPNGNWEFGKENILSKSKNSAFLGQSMKGKAFGIYNNSQLILN; this is encoded by the coding sequence ATGAACGTAATTTTAAAAAACACAACCATTATCGATAAAGAAAGTGCTTTTCACAATCAGAAAGCCGACATCAAAATTATCGACGGAATCATAGTAAAAATAGGTCAAAACCTTTCCAACGAAGATAACCTTGAAGAAATTGAATTAGATGACCTTCACGTTTCTCAAGGTTGGTTTGATGCATCGGTTTCCTTTGGCGAACCTGGATTTGAAGACCGAGAAACTATTGCGAACGGACTTTCAACAGCAGCAAAAAGCGGTTTTACCAATATCGCTTTACAGCCTAATTCTTTTCCTGTGATCGACAATCAATCGCAGGTGAGTTTCGTACTCAATAAAGCGAACGGATTCGCCACAAAATTACACCCTATCGGAGCTTTTACCAAAAACAGCGAAGGCACCGATTTGGCTGAAATGTTTGATATGAAAAATGCAGGAGCCGTTGCTTTTGGAGACTATAACAAGAATTCTGATAATGCTAATATATTGAAGATTGGCTTACAGTATGTTCAGGATTTCGATGGATTGGTACTGGCTTACTGTCAGGATAAAACCACCAGAGGAAACGGAGTGGTTCATGAAGGTTTGGTAAGCACACGCTTAGGACTAAAAGGAATTCCGGCTTTGGCAGAAGAACTTGAAATTGCCAGAAACTTGTTTTTATTGGAATATACGGGCGGAAAAATGCATATTCCAACTATATCATCAGCTCAATCAGTAGCAATGATTAAGGCTGCAAAAGCTAAAGGATTGAATGTTTCCTGCAGCGTTGCGGTTCATAATTTAGTCTTGACTGATGAAGTTTTAACCGGATTTGACACAAGATATAAAGTTACACCGCCTCTACGTGATGAAAACCACAGAAAAGCATTAATTGAAGGTGTTTTAGACGGCACAGTTGATATGATTACTTCTGACCATAATCCGTTGGATATCGAGCACAAAAAAATGGAATTTGACAATGCCAAAAACGGAACCATCGGATTGGAAAGTGCTTTCGGAGCGCTGCAAACCGTGTTACCTTTGGAAATCATTATTGATAAATTAACCAGCGGGAAAAACGTTTTCGGAATTGAAAAAATCGCAGTAAAAGAAGGAAACAAAGCCTCACTTTCATTATTCACTCCAAACGGAAATTGGGAATTCGGTAAAGAAAATATCCTTTCAAAATCAAAAAACTCGGCATTTTTAGGACAATCTATGAAAGGAAAAGCATTCGGAATCTACAATAACAGCCAATTAATTTTAAACTAG
- a CDS encoding ABC transporter ATP-binding protein, with protein sequence MIKVKNIHKYFDKLHVLKGVNLHIKKGEVVSIVGASGAGKTTLLQIMGTLDKPTAEKETELFINGENLLKMSDRAISKFRNLQLGFIFQFHQLLPEFTALENVCIPAFIAGKDKKEIEEEAKRLLDYLGLSHRYDHKPGELSGGEQQRVAVARALINKPAVIFADEPSGNLDTHSAENLHQLFFKLRDEFGQTFVIVTHNEELANMADRKLIMVDGNIRNEVIRPLH encoded by the coding sequence ATGATCAAGGTAAAAAACATCCATAAATATTTCGACAAACTGCATGTCCTTAAAGGGGTAAATCTTCATATCAAAAAAGGAGAAGTCGTATCAATCGTTGGAGCTTCAGGGGCTGGAAAAACTACCTTGCTACAAATTATGGGTACACTCGACAAGCCGACTGCAGAGAAAGAAACCGAATTGTTCATCAACGGTGAAAATCTTCTGAAGATGAGCGATAGGGCCATCTCCAAATTCCGAAATTTACAATTGGGATTCATTTTCCAGTTTCATCAACTTTTACCTGAATTTACGGCACTTGAGAACGTTTGTATTCCAGCTTTCATCGCAGGAAAAGACAAAAAAGAAATCGAAGAGGAAGCAAAACGTTTATTGGATTATTTAGGCTTATCACACCGATACGACCATAAACCGGGCGAACTTTCAGGCGGGGAACAACAACGTGTTGCTGTTGCCAGAGCTTTAATTAACAAACCGGCAGTTATTTTTGCCGACGAACCTTCAGGAAATTTAGATACACATTCAGCCGAAAATCTGCATCAGTTGTTTTTCAAACTTAGAGACGAATTCGGGCAAACTTTCGTAATTGTGACGCATAACGAGGAATTGGCAAATATGGCCGACAGAAAACTGATAATGGTCGATGGTAATATCCGAAATGAAGTAATCCGACCTTTACATTAG
- the msrA gene encoding peptide-methionine (S)-S-oxide reductase MsrA, with the protein MDNQKHEKATFAGGCFWCTEALFLELKGVEKVMPGYTGGTIKNPSYEEVCTGTTGHAEAIQIIYNPDLISYEDLLEVFFGTHDPTTLNRQGADIGTQYRSEVFYHSEAQQKAAENFIQLLNDQNFYGKKVVTKVSAEKEFYPAEDYHQNYYNRNKNQGYCVAVISPKLDKLKKNYKSKLK; encoded by the coding sequence ATGGATAATCAAAAGCATGAAAAAGCAACATTTGCAGGCGGATGTTTCTGGTGTACGGAAGCACTTTTTTTGGAATTAAAAGGAGTGGAGAAAGTGATGCCGGGATATACTGGAGGAACGATTAAAAATCCATCTTATGAAGAAGTGTGTACAGGAACTACCGGTCATGCTGAAGCTATTCAAATTATTTATAACCCGGATTTGATTTCTTACGAAGATTTATTGGAGGTTTTTTTCGGGACACATGATCCTACAACGTTAAACCGCCAAGGAGCTGATATTGGTACGCAATACAGAAGTGAAGTATTTTACCATTCGGAAGCACAGCAAAAAGCGGCTGAGAATTTTATTCAGTTGTTGAACGATCAAAATTTCTATGGTAAAAAAGTGGTGACAAAAGTTTCCGCTGAAAAGGAATTTTATCCGGCGGAAGATTATCATCAGAATTATTACAACCGAAATAAAAATCAGGGATATTGTGTGGCAGTTATCAGTCCGAAATTGGACAAACTGAAAAAAAACTACAAATCGAAACTGAAATAA
- a CDS encoding DEAD/DEAH box helicase: MSTFEQFNLPKSLQKAIDDLGITTPTPIQVKSFPVIMSGRDVMGIAQTGTGKTYAYLLPILKQWKFTPTHTPKVVIIVPTRELVVQVAEEVEKLTKYMSVRVLGVYGGVNINTQKTSVYQGVDILVGTPGRMMDLALDNVVRFDEMQKLVIDEFDEILNLGFRFQITSILAMMRPKRQNILFSATMTDEVDEILEEFFDFPEEVSLAQSGTPLEKIQQFAYNVPNFLTKINLLKHLLTQDESLERILLFINNKRVADILMEHLEEDFPGQFGVIHSNKSQNYRLNTMASFQAGEIRGIVTTDIMARGLDISDITHVINMQFSEVPEQYIHRIGRTGRADKEGIAISMIAPTEEEFQVEAELLMEKELQILPIPEEVKIEEKRLEFEKDKKKVKFLMKKVKLEGGAAFHEKSDKNKQVNLGGPGKVKPRKTKPTNRAVERKRAAKRKKK, encoded by the coding sequence ATGAGTACTTTCGAGCAATTCAATCTTCCAAAATCCCTACAAAAAGCAATAGACGACTTAGGCATAACTACGCCTACGCCTATTCAGGTAAAATCTTTTCCGGTAATTATGTCGGGAAGGGATGTAATGGGAATTGCGCAAACCGGTACCGGTAAAACGTATGCTTATTTACTTCCCATTCTAAAACAATGGAAATTTACTCCGACGCATACGCCTAAAGTTGTTATTATCGTTCCCACACGTGAACTGGTAGTTCAGGTTGCGGAAGAAGTGGAAAAACTAACCAAATACATGTCGGTTCGTGTATTGGGAGTTTATGGGGGTGTAAACATCAATACACAAAAAACATCAGTATATCAAGGAGTTGACATTTTAGTGGGAACACCAGGACGTATGATGGACTTGGCCCTTGACAATGTGGTTCGTTTCGATGAAATGCAGAAATTGGTAATTGACGAGTTCGATGAAATCCTGAATTTAGGTTTCCGTTTCCAGATTACTTCCATCCTTGCAATGATGCGTCCAAAACGCCAAAACATTCTTTTTTCGGCAACCATGACCGATGAAGTTGATGAGATTTTGGAAGAGTTTTTTGATTTTCCTGAAGAAGTATCCCTGGCACAATCGGGAACACCATTGGAGAAAATCCAGCAATTCGCTTATAACGTTCCCAATTTCCTTACGAAAATCAACTTGCTGAAACATTTGTTAACGCAGGACGAATCCTTGGAACGCATCCTTCTTTTCATCAATAACAAAAGAGTTGCCGATATTTTAATGGAGCATCTCGAAGAAGATTTTCCTGGACAGTTTGGAGTAATCCATTCCAATAAATCTCAAAATTACCGTTTGAACACGATGGCCAGCTTTCAGGCGGGTGAAATTCGTGGAATCGTAACTACCGATATCATGGCGCGTGGTTTGGATATTTCAGATATTACACATGTAATCAACATGCAGTTTTCGGAAGTCCCCGAGCAATACATACACCGTATTGGACGTACCGGTCGTGCCGATAAAGAAGGTATCGCGATAAGTATGATTGCGCCGACAGAGGAAGAATTCCAGGTGGAAGCCGAACTTTTGATGGAAAAAGAACTGCAAATCCTACCGATTCCGGAAGAGGTAAAAATCGAAGAAAAACGATTGGAATTTGAAAAAGACAAGAAGAAAGTCAAATTCCTGATGAAAAAAGTAAAACTGGAAGGTGGCGCTGCATTTCATGAGAAATCGGATAAGAATAAACAGGTCAATCTTGGCGGACCCGGAAAAGTAAAACCAAGAAAAACAAAACCAACCAATCGTGCTGTGGAACGAAAACGTGCGGCGAAGAGAAAAAAGAAATAG
- a CDS encoding TIGR02757 family protein: MDHSELKSFLDEKVELYNNPNFIESDPIQIPHSYTLKEDIEIAGFLASVIAWGNRKMIIRNAQKKMDLMGNSPFDFVMSHTEKDLERLENFVHRTFNGQDFIGFIKSLQNIYKNHGGLETAFALHQEENSMQKSISEFKKTFFEINHLTRTEKHLPNPLSGSAAKRINMYLRWMCRKDNKGVDFGIWKSIAPSKLSCPLDVHSGNVARKLELLTRKQNDAKALLELDTNLRQLDPIDPVKYDFALFGLGVFEGF; the protein is encoded by the coding sequence TTGGATCACTCTGAATTAAAATCTTTCCTCGACGAGAAAGTCGAACTGTACAATAATCCGAATTTTATCGAAAGTGATCCGATACAGATTCCGCATTCCTATACTTTGAAAGAAGATATTGAAATTGCCGGTTTTCTGGCTTCGGTCATTGCCTGGGGCAACCGTAAGATGATTATCAGAAATGCCCAAAAGAAAATGGATCTGATGGGAAATTCGCCTTTTGATTTCGTGATGAGCCATACCGAAAAAGACTTGGAGCGTCTTGAAAATTTTGTACATCGAACATTCAATGGACAAGATTTTATCGGATTCATCAAAAGTCTGCAAAACATTTACAAAAATCACGGCGGACTGGAAACCGCTTTTGCCTTGCATCAGGAAGAAAACTCTATGCAGAAAAGCATATCCGAGTTCAAAAAAACATTCTTCGAAATCAATCACTTAACCCGAACCGAAAAACATTTACCGAATCCTCTGAGTGGTTCTGCCGCCAAAAGAATCAACATGTATCTGCGCTGGATGTGCCGGAAAGACAACAAGGGTGTCGACTTCGGGATCTGGAAAAGCATCGCTCCTTCCAAACTTTCATGTCCTTTGGATGTGCATTCGGGAAATGTTGCCCGAAAACTGGAATTGCTTACACGAAAACAAAATGATGCCAAGGCACTTTTAGAGCTAGACACAAATCTGAGGCAGCTCGACCCTATAGATCCTGTAAAATATGATTTCGCTTTATTTGGATTAGGCGTTTTTGAAGGTTTTTAA
- a CDS encoding hydrolase: MKRAVLYLFILSLLFNVFQYMNSTKILKTQSKEIENAKAKTKMVRDSSNILYNQMVDANYFSLEMDDESINYFENYSIPELTEKIKNEVLALNEKPNGNPLIPYDPIDGNKFIINKIKLLNHRWIIADFYCGKLRGEILIKYFVNENKPTDFETVETILHANTAPVQ; the protein is encoded by the coding sequence ATGAAAAGAGCAGTTTTATATTTATTTATTTTATCCTTGTTGTTCAATGTGTTTCAGTACATGAATTCAACAAAAATACTTAAAACACAAAGCAAAGAAATTGAAAATGCAAAGGCAAAAACCAAAATGGTAAGGGATTCATCCAATATCCTTTACAATCAGATGGTTGATGCTAATTATTTCTCTCTGGAAATGGACGATGAATCGATTAATTATTTTGAGAATTACAGCATTCCGGAACTGACAGAAAAAATTAAAAACGAAGTGCTGGCATTAAACGAGAAACCAAACGGTAATCCTTTGATTCCTTATGATCCGATTGATGGTAATAAATTCATTATCAATAAAATCAAATTATTGAATCACCGATGGATTATTGCAGATTTTTATTGCGGAAAGCTTCGTGGCGAAATTTTAATCAAATATTTCGTAAACGAAAATAAACCAACCGATTTTGAAACTGTCGAAACGATTTTACATGCCAATACCGCTCCTGTCCAATAA
- a CDS encoding DUF4870 domain-containing protein, with translation MENNSVKEGKTTAIISYITILGSIIAIFMNMEPKNPFAGFHIRQAFGINITFYVLGYFVGNFDSWMVSGAFYIFFSVLWIYGLVGAIQGEMKVIPLLGEYFQKWFKNLA, from the coding sequence ATGGAAAACAATTCTGTAAAAGAAGGAAAAACTACCGCTATAATAAGTTACATCACTATTTTGGGAAGCATTATTGCTATTTTCATGAATATGGAACCCAAAAATCCGTTTGCCGGTTTTCATATCCGTCAAGCTTTCGGAATTAATATCACCTTCTACGTATTGGGTTATTTTGTAGGCAATTTTGACAGTTGGATGGTTTCCGGAGCATTTTATATTTTCTTTTCCGTACTTTGGATTTACGGCTTAGTAGGAGCAATTCAGGGGGAAATGAAAGTCATCCCGTTATTAGGCGAGTATTTCCAGAAATGGTTTAAAAATTTAGCATAA